The Fusarium keratoplasticum isolate Fu6.1 chromosome 8, whole genome shotgun sequence genome includes a region encoding these proteins:
- a CDS encoding PKS-ER domain-containing protein, producing the protein MAQSLASPLRRSLLRPSSLSVARHLIPVQRIARVASHLSTVKMAPIPPTMKAVQINKNGGTEVLEYNDVPVPKVGEGQLLVRNSIAGLNYIDTYFRTGLYKAPHFPLTLGREAAGTVVDSHSSVSNFPSGARVVFMGTVGAYAEYSVVNAADAIIIPDEISNEQAVAAYLQGLTAWTFIREAGEVKAGQWVLVHAASGGVGTLLVQLLRAVGAKTIGTASSEEKLALAKKNGAEYTVNSHDDVVAKVKEITGGHGVDVIFDGVGKATFDADLEMIAPKGSLISFGNASGAVDPVNILRLTPKCVRLMRPVVNVYVSPRASLEKYTTELFDMLKSKKLEVAIHDVYPLKEVARAHQDIESRKTTGKLLIKCD; encoded by the exons ATGGCCCAGTCGCTTGCCTCGCCACTTCGCCGCTCACTTCTCAGGCCTTCGTCACTCTCAGTCGCAAGACATCTCATTCCCGTGCAGCGCATCGCTCGAGTTGCTTCCCACCTCTCCACCGTCAAGATGGCTCCCATTCCTCCTACGATGAAGGCCGTTCAGATCAACAAGAACGGCGGCACCGAAGTTCTTGAGTACAACGACGTCCCTGTACCCAAGGTCGGCGAGGGTCAATTGCTCGTTCGCAATTCCATTGCCGGCCTCAACTACATCGATACTTATTTCCGTACCGGCTTGTACAAGGCGCCGCATTTCCCTCTAACTCTTGGACGCGAGGCTGCTGGTACGGTTGTTGACTCGCATTCTTCCGTGTCCAACTTCCCATCTGGAGCTCGCGTGGTCTTTATGGGCACCGTCGGCGCGTATGCCGAGTACAGCGTCGTCAACGCCGcggatgccatcatcatccccgaTGAGATCTCAAACGAGCAAGCTGTAGCTGCGTACCTTCAGGGTCTGACTGCCTGGACCTTTATCCGTGAGGCTGgtgaggtcaaggccggccAATGGGTTCTCGTCCACGCCGCTTCCGGTGGTGTTGGTACTCTGCTCGTCCAGCTGCTGCGCGCGGTTGGCGCAAAGACCATTGGCACGGCGAGTtcggaggagaagctcgctttggccaagaagaacggTGCTGAGTATACTGTCAACTCGCACGACGATGTGgtggccaaggtcaaggagatcacCGGTggtcatggtgttgatgtcaTCTTTGACGGTGTTGGCAAGGCCACCTTTGATGCTGATCTGGAAATGATTGCGCCCAAGGGCAGCCTTATCTCCTTCGGAAATGCC TCTGGCGCCGTGGACCCCGTCAACATCCTCCGCCTCACTCCCAAGTGCGTCCGATTGATGCGACCCGTCGTCAATGTCTACGTCTCGCCGAGAGCCAGTCTGGAAAAGTACACCACGGAGCTCTTTGACATGCTCAAatccaagaagctggaggtTGCGATCCACGATGTGTATCCCCTCAAGGAGGTTGCGCGGGCGCACCAGGACATCGAGAGCCGCAAGACGACGGGCAAGCTGCTCATAAAATGTGATTAA
- a CDS encoding SUN domain-containing protein, whose product MPPRAAAGRRPRFTSREPEQPSTHDSPNALIRPQLPPLQGTPSSRRQYTYGSGVEPPPRVSAGFQRMDLSTAVNQALSKRDDTDVFVRPPKPQATATAEDETSRDNGNRLTAANLPRGTVAGSDADSLRSFGMESDYYEDATIGSAPTSTPGPQTRQRTSKTATRTQKDVPEERVSQPAHTGRLRPIYQSSDEDEEEEDPRTTRVVVDHRKKINTPAPNRTRQTRSNQLPARNTAREEDPEEESVDEEATGSEPEVESLGVHRVTADRRPRQASEETSEQSKGTFRKRPQNRSDKGGLFAQADKINKRVTSFDKANEIPVDPWERDFLIQQEIREVEDQVARERAERETRTRPFVQRETWKQWFQQQIAWVLTLWPFRLFRGQRNDFDHLDDDEEHHDAGPVEWWWLFHPMTYVRSLEWLSDKLMDYVFSFIDRVSGVQLRGSQAGLAMYWTMLSFLALSISGAVIHMAMGTSVPSVPGFPDLGSSDTLHWPSPSGFFERIGNMIPSMPSWGTDQGPDIWADPEERGSRSFDKFLDSYKKAVGSLKDKGNLHEQAIKKLEAIVPHIVHMDVKGGKPVISQEFWHALRDLLKADGSFLNFDKKNGSLEVSSDGQWQALLARLTKDPWFTSTINNSATGAAEQVEGKISGWWDRWVKNNDNKIQELLSTAMDKRQSAGSEREFDERLAKIVNEQLKGKNQAVVSREQFLKQVESEFTKHRKQIAAEMTELRTKMDERVKEMIRAATFDAPKQVTKTEISNLVHEIVKKALADLSLQATAKGTIKVNWDAVLKNQVNFFGVGSGATIDTRRTTPVWDPWNKGVASVEAYEKGILGVNPLPPIAALHPWQDEGDCYCAARTVNHRGNAHSASIAVHLAHLMIPQQVVIEHILPGATTDPEARPRHIEVWARIEADEREKVRDFSQTHFPDNKEDWDFTPPSFEDSFVKISQFVYESDELHNGVHIHHLSPELEDLGAMTDHVIIRAVSNYGAKTHTCFYRVRLFGRRTDE is encoded by the exons ATGCCTCCCAGAGCAGCCGCCGGTAGGCGTCCCCGGTTCACCAGTCGGGAACCGGAGCAGCCATCTACACACGACTCTCCAAACGCTCTGATACGACCTcagctgccgccgctgcaaGGGACTCCGAGCTCTCGGAGACAGTACACCTATGGCTCTGGTGTTGAGCCGCCGCCCAGAGTGAGCGCTGGCTTTCAGCGGATGGACCTGAGCACCGCTGTCAACCAGGCCCTCTCCAAGCGTGATGACACCGATGTGTTTGTGCGACCACCAAAACCTCAGGCAACTGCGACTGCGGAAGATGAGACTTCTCGTGATA ATGGAAATCGGCTAACCGCTGCAAATCTTCCTCGGGGAACTGTCGCTGGTAGTGACGCCGACAGCCTGCGCAGTTTTGGTATGGAAAGTGACTACTACGAAGATGCGACGATAGGATCTGCGCCTACTTCAACTCCAGGCCCCCAAACACGACAGCGCACCTCCAAAACAGCTACCCGGACACAAAAAGATGTGCCTGAGGAACGTGTATCACAGCCTGCACACACCGGGAGACTGCGACCGATTTACCAGTCTtcagatgaagacgaagaagaggaggatccAAGAACCACGCGTGTTGTTGTCGATCATAGAAAGAAGATCAACACGCCAGCTCCCAATAGAACGCGCCAGACAAGGTCAAACCAATTGCCAGCGCGAAATACTGCTCGGGAAGAAgacccagaggaggagagcgtGGATGAGGAAGCAACCGGTTCAGAGCCAGAAGTGGAATCGCTAGGTGTGCATAGGGTGACCGCCGACCGTCGACCAAGGCAGGCATCCGAGGAGACATCTGAGCAATCGAAGGGAACCTTTCGAAAGAGACCACAGAACCGGTCAGACAAAGGGGGGCTCTTTGCACAAGctgacaagatcaacaagagAGTCACCTCGttcgacaaggccaacgagaTTCCGGTTGATCCGTGGGAGCGTGACTTTCTAATCCAGCAAGAGATTCGCGAGGTCGAAGACCAAGTTGCTCGTGAGCGAGCAGAGAGAGAAACCCGGACCAGACCATTTGTTCAACGCGAGACGTGGAAGCAGTGGTTCCAGCAACAAATCGCTTGGGTGCTCACGCTCTGGCCTTTCCGCCTATTTAGGGGACAGCGGAACGACTTTGACCActtggacgacgacgaggagcacCATGATGCTGGCCCTGTGGAATGGTGGTGGCTCTTTCATCCCATGACGTACGTACGAAGCTTAGAATGGTTGTCTGACAAGTTGATGGATTACGTCTTCAGCTTTATCGACAGAGTATCTGGAGTCCAACTTCGAGGCTCTCAGGCGGGTTTGGCTATGTATTGGACCATGCTTTCCTTTCTTGCTTTGTCCATTAGCGGCGCCGTTATACATATGGCAATGGGAACATCTGTGCCGTCAGTACCAGGCTTCCCGGATCTGGGATCGTCCGACACCCTTCATTGGCCCAGTCCTTCTGGCTTCTTTGAGAGAATTGGAAACATGATCCCGTCAATGCCCTCCTGGGGCACGGATCAAGGTCCCGATATTTGGGCTGACCCAGAAGAGCGCGGATCCAGATCCTTTGATAAATTCTTGGACTCGTACAAGAAGGCAGTCGGCTCTTTGAAAGACAAGGGAAACCTCCACGAgcaagccatcaagaagctcgaggcgATAGTCCCTCACATCGTCCACATGGACGTCAAGGGCGGGAAACCCGTCATCTCGCAGGAATTTTGGCACGCTCTCCGGGATCTCTTGAAGGCGGACGGCAGTTTCTTGAATTTCGACAAGAAGAATGGCAGCCTTGAAGTTTCTTCCGATGGGCAGTGGCAGGCACTTCTTGCTCGGCTCACCAAGGACCCCTGGTTTAcgtccaccatcaacaacagcgcCACGGGGGCTGCTGAGCAGGTAGAGGGGAAAATTTCTGGGTGGTGGGATCGATGGGTTAAGaacaacgacaacaagatCCAGGAGCTTCTGAGCACGGCAATGGACAAGAGACAGTCTGCTGGTTCGGAGCGCGAATTCGACGAACGACTCGCCAAAATTGTCAATGAGCAGCTCAAGGGGAAGAACCAAGCCGTCGTCTCCCGCGAGCAGTTTCTCAAACAGGTTGAGAGCGAGTTTACCAAGCATCGGAAGCAGATCGCTGCTGAGATGACGGAGCTTAGGACAAAGATGGATGAGcgcgtcaaggagatgatTCGCGCAGCAACCTTTGATGCCCCTAAGCAGGTCACCAAGACTGAGATCTCCAACCTTGTACATGAGatcgtcaagaaggccctGGCCGACTTGAGTCTCCAGGCCACGGCCAAGGGCACGATCAAGGTCAACTGGGATGCCGTGCTCAAGAACCAGGTCAACTTTTTTGGAGTAGGCTCTGGTGCTACTATTGACACGAGACGCACGACGCCAGTGTGGGATCCGTGGAATAAGGGGGTTGCTTCTGTCGAGGCCTACGAGAAGGGTATCCTTGGTGTGAACCCCTTACCTCCCATCGCGGCACTTCACCCGTGGCAGGATGAAGGAGACTGTTACTGCGCTGCACGTACTGTCAACCACCGCGGTAACGCCCACAGCGCCTCGATCGCCGTCCACCTCGCCCACCTCATGATTCCCCAGCAAGTCGTCATCGAACACATCCTCCCCGGGGCAACCACAGATCCAGAGGCTCGTCCCCGCCACATCGAAGTCTGGGCCAGAATCGAAGCCGACGAGCGTGAAAAGGTGCGCGACTTTTCACAAACGCACTTCCCCGACAACAAAGAAGACTGGGACTTTACCCCTCCCAGCTTTGAGGATTCGTTTGTAAAGATTAGCCAGTTCGTCTACGAGAGCGATGAGCTGCACAACGGCGTGCACATCCATCACCTCAGCCCGGAACTCGAAGATCTGGGCGCCATGACGGACCACGTTATTATTCGTGCTGTGAGCAATTATGGTGCCAAGACGCATACTTGCTTTTACAGGGTGAGGCTGTTTGGGAGGCGGACAGACGAGTAA
- a CDS encoding UDP-glucose 4-epimerase — protein MPVGTVLVTGGTGYIGSFTSLALLEHGYDVVIVDSLYNSSEVALDRIELLAGRRPAFYKLDVTDEKALDEVFQKHPAIDSVIHFAALKAVGESGEIPLEYYRVNVGGSIALLRAMERNNVNNIVFSSSATVYGDATRFPNMIPIPEHCPIGPTNTYGRTKSMIEDVISDFINAQRNNLEKAGKEYKQWNGALLRYFNPCGAHPSGIMGEDPQGVPYNLLPLLGKVATGEREKLLVFGDDYASRDGTAIRDYIHVVDLARGHLVALNYLRENQPGVKAWNLGSGRGSTVFEIIKAFSKVVGRDLPYQVNPRRQGDVLDLTANPSLANKELNWKTELTMEEACDDLWRWVKNNPQGYRQDPPAELLDAIKAKA, from the exons ATGCCTGTTGGAACAGTTCTCGTCACTGG TGGCACCGGCTACATTGGCTCCTTCACCTCTCTTGCCCTGCTTGAGCACGGTTACGATGTTGTCATTGTCGACTCGCTCTACAACTCGTCCGAGGTTGCCCTCGACCGCATCGAGCTGCTGGCCGGCCGCCGTCCTGCCTTCTACAAGCTCGACGTGACCGACGAGAAGGCCCTCGATGAGGTCTTTCAGAAGCACCCTGCCATTGACAGTGTGATTCACTTTGCTGCTCTCAAG GCTGTCGGCGAGTCCGGCGAGATTCCCCTCGAGTACTACCGTGTCAATGTCGGCGGCAGCATCGCTCTTCTCCGCGCCATGGAGCGCAACAACGTCAACAAcatcgtcttctcctcgtccgcCACCGTCTACGGCGATGCGACCCGCTTCCCCAACATGATCCCCATCCCCGAGCATTGCCCCATTGGGCCTACCAACACCTACGGCCGCACTAAGTCCATGATTGAGGACGTTATCAGCGACTTTATCAACGCTCAACGCAACAACCTCGAGAAGGCTGGCAAGGAGTACAAGCAATGGAACGGTGCCCTTCTGCGATACTTCAACCCCTGCGGTGCCCACCCCAGCGGCATCATGGGCGAGGATCCCCAGGGCGTTCCTTACAACCTTCTGCCCCTTCTTGGAAAGGTCGCGACCGGTGAGCGCGAAAAGCTGTTGGTATTCGGCGACG ACTATGCCTCCCGAGACGGCACCGCCATCCGCGACTACATCCACGTTGTCGACCTTGCCCGCGGTCACCTCGTCGCTCTCAACTACCTCCGTGAGAACCAGCCCGGTGTCAAGGCATGGAACCTGGGTTCCGGCCGCGGCAGCACCGTCTTTGAGATTATCAAGGCCTTCAGCAAGGTCGTCGGCCGTGACCTCCCCTACCAGGTCAACCCCCGACGACAGGGCGATGTCCTCGATCTTACCGCGAACCCCTCTCTGGCCAACAAGGAGCTCAACTGGAAGACGGAGCTCACCATGGAGGAGGCTTGCGACGACCTCTGGCGCTGGGTTAAGAACAACCCCCAGGGTTACAGACAAGATCCTCCTGCGGAGCTGCTTGATGctatcaaggccaaggcttAA